The genome window GACGCCGAGACCCGCGACACCTACATTTATGGTTCAGCGGAAGTCATTGGCCTCATGTGCCTGTCGATTTTCTTGCGCGACGAAACACCATCGCCCGCCGACCGTCGGACGATGGAACAGGGTGCTCGCCACCTCGGGGCAGCGTTTCAAAAAATCAATTTTCTTCGGGATTATGCGGCGGATAAGGACGGCCTGAACCGCGATTACGTCGCGCACGGGCAGCCTCTCAATGACGAGACCAAAGACTCTTTTCTAACTGAGATCTACCGCGATTTATCTATCGCGCACCAGGCTATTCTGCTCCTACCCGCGAGCTCACGCCTCGGAGTACGCGCTGCATATGCACTCTTTTTGAAGCTTACCCATTCACTTGAGCACACACCGGCTCAGAAGGTGACCTCCTCCAGGATCCGCGTGGGGAATGCCACCAAACTTCTTACGACGGCACAGTCCATAGTGGCCGGAGAAACTCGCCGCTTCCGCACACGACATCGCCGCGGTACCAATTCTTGACGCTCCCTTCGTCTTCTCAACGCAACCTACGTCGCCGTGGCCAGCGTCGGCAATAATGACTAGACCTGCCAGAAGGATGAGGTTTACATGGGTGGGTTTGAGCCGAACTGCCCAGGTCATTCCCCTGAATATGTTTCATGTCACCGATAACGACTATCCTTGCTGCCATGCCTGGCCACCAACTTTCCACCCTCTCGATAGAGGAACTGCGTGCCCGCGGAACAAGGAAGTGGACTCATTTTCCTCCCGACGTGCTGCCCGTCTGGATCGCGGAATCCGACTTTGATACCTGCCCGGCCGTGATCGACGCTGTTAACGCCGGTGTTCGTCGGCAATATTTCGGTTATCCACCCGAACTTCCCGAGCTCGGGGAAGCCCTCAGTTCGTGGTGCCACGACGCATATGGGTGGGACGTTGATCCGACTGCCATCGTAGGCGTGCCCGACGTGGTTCGAGGTCTTCGGCTGGCCATCACACATTTCACAGATCCGGGTAGCCCCATCGTCATCCCTACCCCTGCATATATGCCATTTTTCGCACTGCTGGACGTGTGCGACCGGCCTGGAGTGTTCGTCCCCATGATCCAGGACACCGCGACCGGCCGGTGGGTGTTCGACCTCGACGGGTTGGAGCAGGCATTCGCCAGTGGTGCTGGCAGCATGATCCTGTGCAACCCGCACAACCCGTTAGGCACCGCTTTTACTGTCGACGAACTTCGCGCGGTGACTGACCTTGCAGCCCGCTATGACGTGCGCGTTTTCTCTGATGAAATCCACGGGCCCCTGGTTTACGATCGCCCGCATATCCCGACGGCGAGCGTGTCCGAGACCGCTGCCCGCGTGACGATCACCGCCACCGCTACATCAAAAGGGTGGAACACGGCTGGCTTGAAATGCGCGCAACTGATCTTCACAAACCCCGCCGATAAATACGTGTGGGATACGCGCATTAACTTCCTGGATAAGGAGGGTGTATCGACGCTCGGCCAGCTGGCAGCGATCGGGGCGTACACGAATGGCCGGAAATGGCTCCGGGAGGAAATTGATTACCTCCGCGACAACAAGAACCTTCTTGTTGAGGCTCTCAACCGGATTCCGAATGTGCGCACTACTAACCCAGAAGCAACGTTTTTGTTGTGGGTGGACATGACCGATGTGGTTATTCCCGCTGTGTCGGAGCAGGCGCGAGATGGCGAGGACAACGAGACCGCCGACGAGGGAATAACGTTCGGCGAAAGCATCCGACGCGGCGGTCTCAACCCCGAACAATGGCTGGTCAAACACGCGAAGTTAGCACCTAATGACGGTGCTGCTTTCGCTGCTCCTCCCTCTGAATCCGCACAGGGGAACAAGGCACAGGGGAACGATAACGAGCCCCAACCACTCCCCCACGGATTCGGATGTATTCGGATCAATTTCGCAACCTCGCGCGACATCTGTGAAATGATTGCCACTACGTTGACCCAGCTCTTCGGCTCCACCGAGGATCCGAATGGCACACCACGTCACACCACACCGAAAGGTGTCCCAGAGGCTCACTAACCACCAACGCTAACCACCAACGAATCACCCATGGTCGGACTTTTCACAGCACATACGTCGACAACCTCGACGTCGAAGCGTCGGAAATTGCAACACCTCGCCACAGTCACCGCAACAACCACGGTGGCGGCCCTCTCACTGTTCCTCGGCGGGTGCAGCGCGGGCCACACAGCGGTCCAAACGGGACGCGTCGCCTCCGACGACTCCGCCGTCATCGCGCTGACGGCAGCCCCCGCCACCCTTGACTTCACAAAATCCGGCGGCGCGGCGATACCGCAGGCGTTGATCGGGAATGTGTACGAAGGCCTGGTCCGAATATCGTCCCAAGGAGATATCGAACCCCAGTTGGCGACGTCATGGGACCTCTCCCCGGACCGCACCACCTACACCTTTCACCTGCGGAAAGGAGTGCATTTTTCCAACGGCGACGAGTTCACCGCCGACACCGCCAAGTTCAGTATCGACCGAGTGAAGTCAGACGCGTGGACCAACGGGCTCAAATCGGGGATGAAACCGGTGACGCGCACCCAGGCCGTCGATAAATACACGTTGGCTGTCACACTCTCCGCGCCCAGTAACGGCTGGCTGTGGTCCATGGGCACACTCATTGGGGCACAAATGACACCCCACGGCGTCGACAATTTAGCCACTAAACCCGTCGGGACCGGGCCTTTTACCGTCGACGAGTACAAAGTCGGCCGGTTCCTCACGTTGACGGCGAACAAGTCATATTGGGGCCGGCAATCGGCCACCCGCCATGTGGCGTTGCGCTATATGACAGATTCCACCGCGACAGCGAATGCGCTCCGATCGGGTGACGTCGACGCGATTGTCGGGATGGATGCCCCGGAGATGGTCTCGTCCTTCCGCGACAACAATCGGTATGCCGTCGATGTTGGTACGACAACCGGCAAAGTGCTGCTGACCATGAACAATAAGCGTGCGCCGTTTAACGACGTCCGCGTCAGGCGGGCGGTGATGTACGCGATCAACCGGCAAGCGGTGATCGATACCGCGTGGGGCGGTTTTGGTGAGGACACCGGTGGCGTGCCTGCCCCACCAACGGATCCGTGGTCATACCACTCCACCGAGTACCCCTACGATCCTGACCGGGCTCGGGAGTTGCTATCCGAAGCCGGCGTCCACGACGTCGATATCACCTTCACTGTCCCGGCCCGCGCATATGCAACCAATGCTGCAGAGCTCATTATTTCTGAGCTGGAGGACGTCGGAATTCATGCTCATATCGAATCGCAGGAATTCCCCGCCGTGTGGTTGTCCCAAACTCTAACCCAACATGACTACGACGTGTCCATCATTGAGCACGCTGAGGCCAGGGACATTCCCACATTGTTCGGAAACCCTGACTACTACCTCGGTTACGACGACGAGCAAACACGCACACTCTTGTCCGCTGCGGATGCCGCGCCACCTGATGAGTACGCGCCCCTCATGCGCAAAGCTGTTGATCGGATCATGAATCAAGCAGGTGCTAACACGATATTTATCTATCCCAACATCGTTGTGCGGGATAAAGATCTCACCGGTATCCCCACGACTATTGCCGGGCAGGGGCTGGAACTCGCTGGTATTAGCCGCACCCATCACTCGACCGCACGGAGCGAATCATGACAGCTCATGTACGCATCGTAGGCAGGATCGCTCTGCGCTATATCGTGTCCCTGTGGGCAGCGTCGGTCATCATTTTCATGATCATGCGGCTCATTCCAGGTGATCCCGCGGAGGTTTCCCTGGGTGAGACCGCGACGCCACAAGCTATCGAATCGATGAAGCACACGCTGGGGACCGATCGACCGCTGATCACACAGTACTTTTCGTGGATCACCGGGATGCTGCATGGGCACTTCGGGGTCTCATACTCCAGTGGAACGGACATCGGGCCAATACTGATGGACCGGACGGCGGTCAGCCTCATTCTGGTTCTGACCAGCATGGTTCTTGCCATTGCACTCGCCGTCCCCCTGGGGACCTGGGGAGCCATGCGTAACCACAAACCGGACGGCACGGCCCTGTCGGTGCTGGCGCACGTGGGTATCGCTATCCCCAGTTTCCTCGCCGGCATCCTGTTAATCTCGCTTTTTGCCGTCCACTGGAGCATCCTCCCCGCTAATGGCTGGGTTCCCCCGAACCAGTCCTTCACCGGTTTTCTCCGACGGCTCATCCTTCCGTGTTGCGCGTTGGCGTTCATTCAGGCAGCGATCCTGACGCGCTATGTTCGATCGGCCGTCTTGGAGGTTCTACACCAGGAATACATCCGTACCGCCAGGTCAACGGGCTTATCGACGCTTCATGCCCTCGTCGCCCACGGTGCGAGGAATGCAGCTGTGCCCATCGTGGCGGTCATTGGCGTGAACATGGCCACGCTTGTCGTCGGAGCTGTGCTCATTGAGCAGGTGTTCGTCATCCCCGGGTTGGGATCATACGTCCTTGATGCGGTGAATAGTCGCGACATGATTACCGTCCAAAGCTGCGTCATGATGCTGGTCACCATTACGCTCACCGTCACGCTGGCTACCGACGCCATAGCGGCACTGATTGACCCCAGAATGTCGAGGTCACGCCTTGTCTAACGCACGCACACATGCACCACGTTCCGGGAGACCGAATCCAGTGATGGCAGGGAAGAATGGACGATTGAAGGCGGTGACCCGCGCCAACCACCGCGTCATGTTTATGGTTGGGGCCGCCGTAGTGAGCCTGGTCGTCCTCGTCGCGCTGATATCGCTGGTCTGGACGCCGTATGGCCCGCAAGAGGCTAACCCGGCATCGGCACTACAACCGCCGAGTTGGGACCACTGGATGGGAACCGACCGATACGGCCGGGATACGCTATCGCGGATCATGGTCGGATCCCAGATCTCACTCGAAGTGAGCGTTCTCGCGGTCGCAATTGGTGCCGGCGTCGGCGTTCCGCTCGGGATACTTGCCGCAGTCCGCGGAGGGTGGCTCGATTCTTTCATCATGCGGCTGTCGGATTTAGCGCTGGCATTCCCGGCTCTCCTGTTGGCGATTATCGCCGGATCGGTTGTCGGCGTCGGCACGTCGTCAGAGATGGTTGCCATTGGGATTGCGTTTATCCCCAGCTTTGCTCGCGTATCCCGCGCGGGCACCCGCCAAGTTCTCAGCCAGGACTACATTTTGGCCGCGCGAAGTGCGGGAATGGGATGGCTCTCCATCGCGACGAGGCATATCGTGCGTGGAATTACCGGCCTCATCATTGTCCAGGCGACGGTTTCCGTGGCGCTCGCCATTCTGGCTGAGGCAGGGTTGTCATTCTTGGGACTGGGCACACCGCCGCCGCAGGCTTCATGGGGCCGGATGCTCCAGGACTCGCAAGTTTTCCTCGATTCGCACGCGGAGCTGGCTCTATGGCCGGGGCTCGCTATCGCCCTCACAGTGCTGGGGTTCAATCTTCTTGGCGACGGGCTCCGCGACATCCTCGATCCGTTTTCTCACCGGGCAATGTACGACGCTCCAGCCACGAGTGCGACTCATGGAGAGGCTGAGCAAGGGCCGAAATCAGAGGAGGCGTCGCGAGAAACAGCGCTGGAGTCAGCGGCGGACGAATCGTCGTCGGCAATTTTGCAGGTGAGAGACCTGTCATTGACCACTCCGCGTTCTGCAGATGCTGCCACGAACGCGCGTCGATTAGTCGACTCTCTGAGCTTCAGTCTCGAACCCGGTGCCAGGCTCGGGCTCATCGGCGAGTCCGGATCGGGGAAATCGTTAACGGCACTGGCGATCATGGGGCTTTTGTCCGACGATGTGCGCCCGTCCGGATCGATCATGTTCGCTGGCAACGAAATTGTGGGCGCTGCTGATAGCACCCTCAGCCAGTTCCGAAGCGTGCGCATGTCGATGGTTTTCCAAGAGCCTATGACCGCGCTGAATCCGCTCATGACCGTGGGCAAACAGATCGAACGCGCATGTCGGGCCGGCACCCGAGAGGACAAGCGTGCTGGGCGGAACCGCCGTTCGTCTGGTCACAGCCGACGGGAGCGTGAGGCTAAAGTCCGTGAGCTTCTTGAGTCGGTGGGGCTCCCCGAGCGCGCTTATTATTCGTATCCGTTTGAGCTCTCCGGGGGCCAACGCCAGCGAGTTCTCATCGCGATGGCGTTTGCGAATGACCCTGAGCTTCTCATTTGCGACGAGCCAACAACGGCCTTGGATGTCACAGTTCAGCGGTCTATTTTGATGCTGATCAACCGACTTGTTCGCGAAAACAACACCGCGCTGCTGTTCATCACGCATGATTTGGCGGTCGTTGCGAACATGTGTGACAACATCCTGGTCTTGAAGGATGGGGTTCCGCGCGAATACGGGCCGACAGAGCGCATCTTGCAGCATCCTCGGGATTCCTACACAACGATGCTGGTTCAGAATGCGCACGTTCATGACATTCGCGAGGAACACGATGCACAGGGTCACGATGCGTCCGCCGAACATGATGCACGCGACGAAGCTTCCCCAACGCCGTCGTCAACCGATCCTCTCCTCCAGGTCCGCCATGTAAGCCAGGTGTTCGATCAACGTCAGAACCGCTTTGGGCCGTCGTCGGCAATCACTGCTGTCGACGATGTGACATTAGACATCCACCGGGGCGAACGCCTTGGCATCGTCGGCGAATCTGGATCGGGCAAAACTACCCTGCTGAAGATCATGGCGGGGCTCACCCGGCCGACATCCGGCGATGTCCGTGTCGACGGGCGCGCCATTACCAATCCGCACGATATGAGCCGCTATGGGCAGGTTGTCTTCCAGGATCCGCGTGGTTCTTTGGATCCCACCATGACTATTGGCGATTCGCTCGCCGAACCACTGCGTGCGCAACCACATCCCCTCCCCCGAGACGAGCAGCGCGACCGCATAGTCACCGTGCTCGAGCAGGTAGGGCTAGACCCGTCTGCAATAGACCGGTTCCCTCATCATTTCAGTGGTGGCCAACGCCAGCGGATTTCACTTGCCCGCGCGCTGACTACCCACCCGCAGATTCTTCTTGCCGACGAGCCCGTCTCGGCGCTGGACGTCACCGTGCGGAACCGCGTCATTGCGCTTCTCGACGAGCTTGCCGAAGACTATGGCCTGACAATGGTGTTCTTATCGC of Corynebacterium kroppenstedtii DSM 44385 contains these proteins:
- a CDS encoding MalY/PatB family protein, translating into MPGHQLSTLSIEELRARGTRKWTHFPPDVLPVWIAESDFDTCPAVIDAVNAGVRRQYFGYPPELPELGEALSSWCHDAYGWDVDPTAIVGVPDVVRGLRLAITHFTDPGSPIVIPTPAYMPFFALLDVCDRPGVFVPMIQDTATGRWVFDLDGLEQAFASGAGSMILCNPHNPLGTAFTVDELRAVTDLAARYDVRVFSDEIHGPLVYDRPHIPTASVSETAARVTITATATSKGWNTAGLKCAQLIFTNPADKYVWDTRINFLDKEGVSTLGQLAAIGAYTNGRKWLREEIDYLRDNKNLLVEALNRIPNVRTTNPEATFLLWVDMTDVVIPAVSEQARDGEDNETADEGITFGESIRRGGLNPEQWLVKHAKLAPNDGAAFAAPPSESAQGNKAQGNDNEPQPLPHGFGCIRINFATSRDICEMIATTLTQLFGSTEDPNGTPRHTTPKGVPEAH
- a CDS encoding ABC transporter substrate-binding protein, which produces MVGLFTAHTSTTSTSKRRKLQHLATVTATTTVAALSLFLGGCSAGHTAVQTGRVASDDSAVIALTAAPATLDFTKSGGAAIPQALIGNVYEGLVRISSQGDIEPQLATSWDLSPDRTTYTFHLRKGVHFSNGDEFTADTAKFSIDRVKSDAWTNGLKSGMKPVTRTQAVDKYTLAVTLSAPSNGWLWSMGTLIGAQMTPHGVDNLATKPVGTGPFTVDEYKVGRFLTLTANKSYWGRQSATRHVALRYMTDSTATANALRSGDVDAIVGMDAPEMVSSFRDNNRYAVDVGTTTGKVLLTMNNKRAPFNDVRVRRAVMYAINRQAVIDTAWGGFGEDTGGVPAPPTDPWSYHSTEYPYDPDRARELLSEAGVHDVDITFTVPARAYATNAAELIISELEDVGIHAHIESQEFPAVWLSQTLTQHDYDVSIIEHAEARDIPTLFGNPDYYLGYDDEQTRTLLSAADAAPPDEYAPLMRKAVDRIMNQAGANTIFIYPNIVVRDKDLTGIPTTIAGQGLELAGISRTHHSTARSES
- a CDS encoding ABC transporter permease, with translation MTAHVRIVGRIALRYIVSLWAASVIIFMIMRLIPGDPAEVSLGETATPQAIESMKHTLGTDRPLITQYFSWITGMLHGHFGVSYSSGTDIGPILMDRTAVSLILVLTSMVLAIALAVPLGTWGAMRNHKPDGTALSVLAHVGIAIPSFLAGILLISLFAVHWSILPANGWVPPNQSFTGFLRRLILPCCALAFIQAAILTRYVRSAVLEVLHQEYIRTARSTGLSTLHALVAHGARNAAVPIVAVIGVNMATLVVGAVLIEQVFVIPGLGSYVLDAVNSRDMITVQSCVMMLVTITLTVTLATDAIAALIDPRMSRSRLV
- a CDS encoding ABC transporter ATP-binding protein/permease, encoding MAGKNGRLKAVTRANHRVMFMVGAAVVSLVVLVALISLVWTPYGPQEANPASALQPPSWDHWMGTDRYGRDTLSRIMVGSQISLEVSVLAVAIGAGVGVPLGILAAVRGGWLDSFIMRLSDLALAFPALLLAIIAGSVVGVGTSSEMVAIGIAFIPSFARVSRAGTRQVLSQDYILAARSAGMGWLSIATRHIVRGITGLIIVQATVSVALAILAEAGLSFLGLGTPPPQASWGRMLQDSQVFLDSHAELALWPGLAIALTVLGFNLLGDGLRDILDPFSHRAMYDAPATSATHGEAEQGPKSEEASRETALESAADESSSAILQVRDLSLTTPRSADAATNARRLVDSLSFSLEPGARLGLIGESGSGKSLTALAIMGLLSDDVRPSGSIMFAGNEIVGAADSTLSQFRSVRMSMVFQEPMTALNPLMTVGKQIERACRAGTREDKRAGRNRRSSGHSRREREAKVRELLESVGLPERAYYSYPFELSGGQRQRVLIAMAFANDPELLICDEPTTALDVTVQRSILMLINRLVRENNTALLFITHDLAVVANMCDNILVLKDGVPREYGPTERILQHPRDSYTTMLVQNAHVHDIREEHDAQGHDASAEHDARDEASPTPSSTDPLLQVRHVSQVFDQRQNRFGPSSAITAVDDVTLDIHRGERLGIVGESGSGKTTLLKIMAGLTRPTSGDVRVDGRAITNPHDMSRYGQVVFQDPRGSLDPTMTIGDSLAEPLRAQPHPLPRDEQRDRIVTVLEQVGLDPSAIDRFPHHFSGGQRQRISLARALTTHPQILLADEPVSALDVTVRNRVIALLDELAEDYGLTMVFLSHDLNVVRHICDTVAVMKNGRIVEKGTSDQIYRDPQHEYTKELISAARQPVSPT